One genomic region from Rhipicephalus sanguineus isolate Rsan-2018 unplaced genomic scaffold, BIME_Rsan_1.4 Seq53, whole genome shotgun sequence encodes:
- the LOC119377649 gene encoding uncharacterized protein LOC119377649 has protein sequence MRPAVEEVVIDPYDFFIDVGSLVLEGRVPCCTSRKGVIEGPHCPPITSGQARHSCHSNPLVECQRYEVALKHMLMLWRNSIPMAVEVLLSPDCAQCSSTDHTSGIDTSSAPDTSHLLLEQWYIQMLPRRVSEATAPARCLLQAMRSYLYFSQISAWYSLSGGRSPRSIYYRISVPGEAFSSKFLCSPHVHNFPVANLGRNTYLKVSVKSAPRCPNGIPAIACAKHPSVPPMSTTPTEPLGPTITATLQSRSNRDVNNDGLIRNDESVAKRKPKKHSKGDLSADVLLGESLLDPPQSLQMYPKRYQSPSRCGSPSVEAPEHLLFGSRAQSPLEPSGEAETEHKRGRAPRRPVIERFLKKSGEPLPGDVFAPDAPTASSNRVQPRKEEIAPTPFWPNQQHSRVRSLMVPLQAPEQQASFVPATPQSPLLLSNERVIASVEELGENKLPDKFARAASPDQCGLKQSFEDMSLCHIGKPSAKHKLISSSSSSVLHEQPPAAKPHFQRTSEPNVQSQCVASTVTDDKVEHRTVAKVVKASGSRCDGGVAAHKEEANHTKRGLGHSKTWSEGLCDLKLKDGVVGKGSHIFNNLIHKHKVRQNILKCCSR, from the exons ATGCGCCCAGCAGTGGAGGAAGTGGTGATTGATCCGTATGACTTCTTCATCGATGTGGGCAGCCTGGTGCTTGAAGGGCGGGTTCCGTGCTGCACTTCTCGCAAGGGTGTCATAGAGGGCCCTCACTGTCCACCCATTACTTCGGGACAAGCACGTCATAGTTGCCACAGTAACCCACTCGTTGAG TGCCAGCGGTATGAGGTAGCCCTGAAGCACATGCTGATGCTCTGGAGAAACAGCATCCCAATGGCTGTCGAAGTCCTGCTGTCGCCAGACTGCGCCCAGTGTAGCAGCACGGACCACACAAGTGGCATTGACACCTCCTCAGCGCCTGATACATCGCATCTTCTGCTAGAACAGTGGTACATCCAAATGCTGCCAAGACG tgtttcagaagcgACCGCTCCGGCACGATGCCTGCTCCAGGCAATGCGGTCCTACCTTTACTTCTCGCAAATCAGTGCCTGGTATAGCCTCTCAGGTGGAAGGAGTCCTCGGAGCATCTACTACAG GATCTCTGTGCCAGGAGAGGCATTCTCCAGCAAGTTCCTCTGCAGTCCTCACGTCCACAACTTTCCTGTGGCAAACCTTGGGCGCAACACTTACCTCAAGGTCTCTGTCAAGTCTGCACCCAGGTGCCCAAATGGCATACCGGCCATTGCCTGTGCCAAGCATCCTTCCGTGCCTCCCATGTCCACGACTCCTACTGAGCCATTGGGACCCACTATCACTGCCACACTTCAGAGCCGGTCCAACAGAGACGTTAACAATGATGGGCTCATCAGAAACGACGAGTCTGTTGCCAAGCGCAAGCCTAAAAAGCACAGCAAGGGCGACCTGTCGGCTGACGTACTGTTGGGGGAGAGCCTTCTCGATCCCCCGCAATCTCTGCAGATGTACCCCAAACGGTACCAAAGCCCATCGCGGTGTGGAAGCCCAAGTGTCGAGGCACCCGAGCATCTGTTGTTTGGGAGCCGAGCCCAGTCGCCTCTGGAGCCAAGCGGAGAAGCCGAGACGGAGCACAAGCGAGGAAGAGCACCGAGGCGCCCTGTGATTGAGCGCTTCCTTAAGAAGAGCGGAGAGCCACTGCCCGGTGATGTGTTTGCTCCAGATGCTCCCACTGCCAGCTCCAACCGGGTACAGCCAAGGAAGGAGGAAATAGCACCAACTCCTTTCTGGCCAAACCAGCAGCACAGCCGAGTGAGGAGCCTTATGGTTCCATTGCAGGCTCCGGAACAGCAAGCATCTTTTGTTCCGGCAACCCCTCAGTCCCCTCTTCTGCTCAGCAATGAGCGAGTCATCGCTAGTGTGGAAGAACTCGGTGAAAACAAACTGCCTGACAAGTTTGCTCGTGCTGCTTCGCCCGACCAGTGTGGATTGAAGCAGAGTTTCGAGGACATGAGTCTGTGTCACATTGGCAAACCGTCTGCCAAGCACAAACTGATCTCTAGCAGCTCTAGTTCAGTGTTACACGAGCAGCCGCCAGCTGCCAAGCCTCATTTTCAAAGGACGTCAGAGCCCAATGTGCAAAGCCAGTGTGTGGCGAGTACAGTGACCGATGACAAAGTGGAGCACAGGACCGTTGCGAAGGTGGTGAAAGCTAGTGGTAGCAGGTGTGATGGTGGTGTTGCAGCTCACAAGGAAGAAGCGAATCATACTAAGCGAGGTTTAGGGCACAGTAAAACCTGGAGCGAAGGTCTGTGTGACCTGAAGCTCAAGGATGGAGTGGTTGGGAAAGGCAGCCACATCTTCAACAACCTCATTCACAAGCACAAAGTGAGGCAG AACATCCTTAAGTGTTGCAGTCGATGA